The genomic segment CccgagggctgggggtgcagcagAGGTTGGTTCTGTCATCGGTGCCCCTCGCCGTGGCGTCCAGCCTGGGGGCTCGGGGTGGGCGACCAGCTGCCATCGCCGCCGTCCCGGCGAGACGCGCCGGTGTCGGGTGACGGATCCGGGGGGTATTTTTATGGCCGGGTGGAAGATTCCTCCTTTGgtggttttatttgggtttttttttcctattttttccgTCCTTGCAGATTCAAACGGCTCGAAGGGGGGGTGGGAGAGGCAGGGGCTGTGAGCAAATCCCCTCTGTGACCGGAGCCATCCCGTCCCCGGCGCAGCCCGTAAGCGGCTCCGGTGTGTTCCCGGCACTCACTGCTCCGCTTTTGGCTTCTCCACGGAATTGTTCAGCTTCTTCAACGTCTTTTTAATGCGCAGCGCGGTGAGACGGGCCGAGGGGCTCTGGTACCAGCACTCCTTCATGATCTTCGCCAGTGCCGACAGAACCTGGGGAGGCACAAAAAGAGGGATAGATGAAAGGGCTTAATGGGTAGCAAAAGTCCTGCTCGGGCTGAGAGGGGGGCGGTCCCCCGGGACTCACCGAGTCGGAGAAGAGGCGGTTGGGGATCACGGGGGTCTGCTGGTCCACACACACCACCTTCTTCATGTCCTCGAAGCTGGGGTCGCTGGGCACGGCGTCAAAGAAGGGCGGCCGATACTCCTCCACGATGCCTGCGGGAGGGGGCTGGCGTGAGGACGGGGGAGAGCGAGGGGTTCACCCCCATCCTGCACATCGTGGGCTGCCCGCAGGCTCCGGCACGACcgagctgctccctgcccgggGGGGCACGTGGGGAATTGCCGGTGGGATGTGCCTCACTGGACACACGGGGCGGTGGGAGCTGGCTCTGGCGCTGGCTCCGGTGCCACTGGTGGCTCCAGCACCAACTGCAGCCCTGGCACTAGTccagcaccagccccaccaCGAATATCAGCTCCGGCACCAGGTCCAGCACCGATACCAGCCCTTGGCACTGTGGCCACCTCCACTCAGCACCTGTTGGCCAGCCTGCCAGCTGGCCCAGCTAATCTCTGCTTAATGCTTCCATATGTCCGTGTCCCCGTGGGATTTAATGTCTCTGGGAAGCCACGAGCCcccaccagctccctgcaccccaagGGGTGACCCCCAAATCTCAGGGTGCCCTGGAGTTCCCCATCCCCGATTCCCTGAGGAATGAAGGGTGGACTCTTCACGTCCTGGAGAGTGAGCGATCCTGGAAGGGTTAAACCCAGCCGGCTGAAGGCCATTCCTGCGTGCGCATGGCTGGGGTAATTCGGAGTAAATGTGTAATCTGAGGGAGCCCTGGGGCCGTAAATGAGATTATCCGGGCCAGACTGCGCCTGGGGGGACCTCCCGCCCCACCCGCCAGCGCCCACCATTTAATTAATGCTTTTACCGGACTTTGCCGTGATGAGCAGCACTGGCCAGGCTGCCCCAATTAGGTTCATCCCCAGCGCGGGGGGTCCCTACCCCTTGCCCCAGTCCCGAGCTGCCGAGCCAAACCCGGCGGCCGGAGGTCCCGGCCGTGGCCGCTTTCCAGGCAGCGCTTGAAGCTGCTTGTTTTCTAATCAGCGCTGAACAAACAAAGCACTGATTGAGTCTAATGGGCCCTTTAATCAGGGAGCCGGGTGCTGACACTAGATTACAGTGTTTATAATTTACAGCTAATCTTCTGGGcgaaggaaagggggaaaaaaaaccagcaagaaaaggagggaaggcGGGAACGGGTTCGGAGCCTCACGGGGAGCCGGGAGCGAGCGGAGCCGGCAGCCGGGAGCTGCTCACCATTGACCACCGTCCGCCGGGTGATCTCCCAGAGCACCAGCCCGTACGCCCAGATGTCCGTCTTCTTGTAGGACTCGAAGCAGTCGGTGCGGATCTGCTCGCTCAGCACCTCCGGGGCCATGTAGCGCTTGGTGCCCACCCGGGGGTTGTTGCCGATGTCCAGGTAGTCGCTGCCCTGGGAGTGCATGACAGCCAAACCTGGGGGGACAGATCACTGAGTTATTTGGGATGGGAAAGACTTTTAAGGTCATCAATTCAACTATAAAACGCTGGGATACCGGCCCTGgtcagtgctgtgctggtgctgcatcCACGAGGCTCAACATCCCTGAGGTACCAAAACCCCAGGACACCACGTCCTTGGGGCACCACCACCCTGGGGCATCACATCCCTGGAACGTTACATCCCCAGGGTACCACATTCCTGGAGCATCACATCTGTGGGGTCCCACATCCCCGGGGTACCTTGTCACGGGGGTACCACATCCCTGGGTACCACATCCCTGGGTACCACACCTCTGGGAGCTGCAACCCCGGGTATCACAGCCCTGGGGTTTCACCCCCCTATATATACCTGGGGTACCACATCCCACCCCTCCATCTCACCCAGGTCTGCGATGCAGCACTGCCGGTTGCTTTTCACCAGGATGTTCCTGCTTTTCAGGTCCCGGTGGGCGATGGCGGGTTTGCCTTGCGTGCCAAAAATCTCCACATGGAGGTGGACGAGGCCGCAGATGATGGAGGAAGCCAAGCCCAGGCAGGTCTCCACATCCAGGGCCGTCCTCTGCAGGTAGTCGTAGAGCGAGCCGTTCTCGTGGTAGTGGGTGATGAGCCACAGCTGCGTGCTGGAGTTCCTGGACGTCATGTCAGAGGCGATGAAGCCTGGACAGGGAGAAAGACGTGGGACCATGGACCCACCACGCTCTGCCCCCACTtctccagccctcctgggcTCCCACTCACCCAGGATGTTGTCGTGCCGGAGGAGGACGGTGTTGTAGATCTCTGTCTCGCGGAACCACGACTGCTCGTCCCGGGAGGAGAAGATCTTCACGGCCACGCTCTCCCCGTGCCACACGCCTCGCCACACCTCACCATAGCGCCCTTTACCTGCCGCAGCCATGGCACCGCATCACTCAGAGCACTCCCAAGGCCCACCTGGGTCCCGTGTGGGACAGCGATGGAGCATCACAGGGTTCCTTAACCTCGGCCAACATCCGCTcacccacccagctgctccctccctccccagtcAGCAGGACAGGGGGAGAACGTGGGGTTGCTATTGGGTTTTGGCTGACAGGGTTGGGTCCAACCCCCCTTTCTGGTTTGAATTTGTGGTGTCATCACTCAAGCTCCAGCTGGGGGTGACTGGGGCAGCCGCCCCCCCCCTCGGCCGCTCTCCTTACCCACACACTCCATGAGGGTGATCTGCCGAGCCACCGTTCGCTGGACGAGGAAGGGCAGCCCGGAGCCACTGCCCGTGGTGCAGTCATCATTGAGCAGGTCCTGCGCAAACAGGGTGGCCATGGGGTCGTGGCCATGGGGTCATGGCCACGGTCAGGGTGGTCATGGTGGCCACCCCCCACCCACACACACCTTGGGCACATTTGGGGTGTCTCATGGAGCTCACCCACCTCTAAGGTGCTGTCTCCCACCATGGATGCCTTCAGCATGAGGTCTGTGTCACCAAAGTCGCTATGCTTGTGGCGGTGCTGGGCCACCTTCCAGCAGAAGAGTGCTGTGAGTGCCACGAGGACGAGGAGGGCGAGCAGTGGGACGAAGATCATCAGGAGGAGGTTGGGTAGGGAAGGCGTCTTTCCCAGGGCATCTTCTCCTGGGTAGGGGAAACGAGGGATGGGAGCATGAGGGTGGACCTGGGTGGGTGGAGGTCTGGGGTTTGGCCTTGAACCTGGGGAGAGTGTCTCTGCATTGGGATCAACCCCATgggtggcagctctgcaggcacagcccaAGAAGGGACACCTGAGGACATCTTGGTGGCCCTTTCTCACTTGGGAATAGGTGGCTCTGTACGTGCTGAGTGAGGACAGGGACAATCTTGAGACCCAACCACATCTCCAGCCACGTGGGCAGCTCGTCCCCTCTTCCCCATGCCCCTGTACCTTGCAGGAAGATCTCCAGCTCGGCGTTGCACATGCGGGACTTGCAGCACCTCATGCCGTACTGCTCCGTCACGGGCGTTTGGCAGTGCTCCAGGATGTTCTGGGAGAAGCAGCCCCGGTGCTGGGTGATGgtcccctcctccttcctcttgcTGACGAAGCACACCTTGCCCGTGCAGTTGGGTTGGCTGCAGTGGGGCACGTCGCaggcacacagcagctcctctgcgGGCACCAGGAGGGGACACATTGTGCCATGGGGTCACCCCACTGCCCACCCAGGAGCTTCAGtggctttggggacagggacattGTCCTAAAGACTCCTGAACCGAGTTTTGAGAGTGGGCAGCCTCCTAGAAGGAGGGGAAGGCTGCTGTGAGCACTCAGTACAGGGAGTCCGTCCTGACAGCTCCTGGGAAACCCCAGGAGACGATCCAAGTGCCAGCCCTAAACCTGGGTGTCACCTGCTCCCACACCCCCAAGAGGCTCTACGGAATGGACTgtgcctccagccccagcagctgggatttaCTGGGATGCACTGGTTTACAGCACACAGGGTCACATCCTGCCCACGGAATCCCAGGGGACGTGGGACCTATGGGAGCCTGATCCCAGGAGCTAGACTGGGATCAAAAGCCCCAAACTCAGCCAGGGCCTCCCCAGTGGGTGTTTTGGGAGCCGGCTGCCAAACCCAGGGTCTTTCCTGGAGTTTTTCCTGACTTCCCTGAAGGCACTTTCCTGCGCCACGGTGCCAGAGTGGCTCAGATGGCGGCCACGCTCCCAAACTCCTAATTTAGCTCTGCCCTTTTGCGCAGAAAATATCCCTCCTGGAATCAGTCAGTTCAGCACGAGGGCAGCCAGACATCCGGTGCTGAGGGGACAGCAAGGGGACAGcaaa from the Corvus moneduloides isolate bCorMon1 chromosome 30, bCorMon1.pri, whole genome shotgun sequence genome contains:
- the ACVRL1 gene encoding serine/threonine-protein kinase receptor R3 isoform X2; translation: MPCGAGGRVVLALMTLSLSFAAEELLCACDVPHCSQPNCTGKVCFVSKRKEEGTITQHRGCFSQNILEHCQTPVTEQYGMRCCKSRMCNAELEIFLQGEDALGKTPSLPNLLLMIFVPLLALLVLVALTALFCWKVAQHRHKHSDFGDTDLMLKASMVGDSTLEDLLNDDCTTGSGSGLPFLVQRTVARQITLMECVGKGRYGEVWRGVWHGESVAVKIFSSRDEQSWFRETEIYNTVLLRHDNILGFIASDMTSRNSSTQLWLITHYHENGSLYDYLQRTALDVETCLGLASSIICGLVHLHVEIFGTQGKPAIAHRDLKSRNILVKSNRQCCIADLGLAVMHSQGSDYLDIGNNPRVGTKRYMAPEVLSEQIRTDCFESYKKTDIWAYGLVLWEITRRTVVNGIVEEYRPPFFDAVPSDPSFEDMKKVVCVDQQTPVIPNRLFSDSVLSALAKIMKECWYQSPSARLTALRIKKTLKKLNNSVEKPKAEQ
- the ACVRL1 gene encoding serine/threonine-protein kinase receptor R3 isoform X1 — protein: MPCGAGGRVVLALMTLSLSFAAEELLCACDVPHCSQPNCTGKVCFVSKRKEEGTITQHRGCFSQNILEHCQTPVTEQYGMRCCKSRMCNAELEIFLQGEDALGKTPSLPNLLLMIFVPLLALLVLVALTALFCWKVAQHRHKHSDFGDTDLMLKASMVGDSTLEDLLNDDCTTGSGSGLPFLVQRTVARQITLMECVGKGRYGEVWRGVWHGESVAVKIFSSRDEQSWFRETEIYNTVLLRHDNILGEWEPRRAGEVGAERGGSMVPRLSPCPGFIASDMTSRNSSTQLWLITHYHENGSLYDYLQRTALDVETCLGLASSIICGLVHLHVEIFGTQGKPAIAHRDLKSRNILVKSNRQCCIADLGLAVMHSQGSDYLDIGNNPRVGTKRYMAPEVLSEQIRTDCFESYKKTDIWAYGLVLWEITRRTVVNGIVEEYRPPFFDAVPSDPSFEDMKKVVCVDQQTPVIPNRLFSDSVLSALAKIMKECWYQSPSARLTALRIKKTLKKLNNSVEKPKAEQ